In Molothrus ater isolate BHLD 08-10-18 breed brown headed cowbird chromosome 22, BPBGC_Mater_1.1, whole genome shotgun sequence, the following are encoded in one genomic region:
- the CHEK1 gene encoding serine/threonine-protein kinase Chk1 yields MKRAAECPENIKKEICINKMLSHENVVRFYGHRREGATQYLFLEYCRGGELFDRIEPDVGMPEPEAQRFFQQLIAGVVYLHSIGITHRDLKPENLLLDERDNLKISDFGLATVFRHNGRERLLNKMCGTLPYVAPELLRRPEFRAEPVDVWACGVVLTAMLAGELPWDQPSDSCQEYSDWKEKKTYLPPWKKIDSAPLALLHKILTESPTARITIPDIQKDRWYSRPLKKDVKRARLSSGGVTDSPGGFSKHIRSDTDFSPMKGALGEDRASYSTSQPEPGTGGLPWESGTGSIDQLVQGFSFSQPACPEHMLVNSQLLGTPGSSQSPWQRLVKRMTRFFTKLDADGSYRALKEVCEKMGYGWKMSCTNQVTISTTDRRNNKLIFKVNLVEMESKILVDFRLSKGDGLEFKRHFLKIKAKLSDIVSTQKVWLPGT; encoded by the exons ATGAAGCGCGCGGCCGAGTGCCCGGAGAACATCAAGAAGGAAATCTGCATCAACAAGATGCTGAGCCACGAGAACGTCGTCCGGTTCTACGGACACCGGCGGGAGGGGGCCACGCAGTACCTGTTCCTGGAGTACTGCCGCGGCGGGGAGCTCTTCGACCGCATCG AGCCGGATGTCGGGATGCCAGAGCCAGAGGCGCAGCGGTTCTTCCAGCAGCTGATTGCCGGCGTG gTGTACCTGCACAGCATCGGCATCACCCACCGGGACCTGAAGCCGGAGAACCTCCTGCTGGACGAGCGAG ACAACCTGAAGATCTCAGATTTCGGGCTGGCCACGGTGTTCCGGCACAACGGGCGGGAGCGGCTGCTGAACAAGATGTGCGGGACCCTGCCCTACGTGGCCCCCGAGCTGCTGCGTCGCCCCGAGTTCCGCGCAGAGCCCGTCGACGTCTGGGCCTGCGGCGTGGTGCTGACAGCCATGCTGGCCGGAG agctgccttggGACCAGCCCAGCGACAGCTGCCAGGAATACAGTGactggaaggagaagaaaacctACCTCCCACCTTGGAAGAAGATTGATTCCGCTCCCTTGG cactgctgcacaaGATCCTCACGGAGAGCCCGACGGCGAGGATCACCATTCCTGACATCCAGAAGGACCGGTGGTACAGCAGACCCCTCAAAAAGG ATGTCAAGCGGGCTCGGCTCTCCTCGGGGGGAGTCACCGACTCCCCTGGAGGCTTCTCCAAGCACATCCGATCCGATACAGACTTCTCACCCATGAAGGGAGCACTGGG TGAGGACAGGGCAAGCTATTCCACGTCACAGCCGGAGCCCGGCACGGGcgggctgccctgggagagtGGCACGGGAAGCATCGACCAGCTGGTGCAGGGCTTCAGCTTCTCGCAGCCCGCCTGCCCCGAGCACATGCTGGTCAACAGCCAACTCCTGGGCACCCCAGGCTCCTCCCAG AGCCCGTGGCAGCGGCTGGTGAAGCGGATGACGCGGTTCTTCACCAAGCTGGACGCCGACGGCTCCTACCGCGCCCTGAAGGAGGTGTGTGAGAAGATGGGCTATGGCTGGAAGATGAGCTGCACCAACCAG GTCACCATTTCGACCACAGACAGGAGGAACAACAAACTCATCTTCAAGGTGAACCTGGTGGAGATGGAGAGCAAGATTTTGGTGGATTTTCGCCTCTCCAAG GGCGATGGCCTGGAGTTCAAGAGGCATTTCCTGAAGATCAAGGCCAAGCTCAGCGACATTGTCAGCACCCAGAAGGTCTGGCTGCCTGGCACCTGA
- the STT3A gene encoding dolichyl-diphosphooligosaccharide--protein glycosyltransferase subunit STT3A — protein MTKLGFLRLSYEKQDTLLKLLILSMAAVLSFSTRLFSVLRFESVIHEFDPYFNYRTTRFLAEEGFYKFHNWFDDRAWYPLGRIIGGTIYPGLMITSAAIYHVLHFFHITIDIRNVCVFLAPLFSSFTTIVTYHLTKELKDAGAGLLAAAMIAVVPGYISRSVAGSYDNEGIAIFCMLLTYYMWIKAVKTGSIYWAAMCALAYFYMVSSWGGYVFLINLIPLHVLVLMLTGRFSHRIYVAYCTVYCLGTILSMQISFVGFQPVLSSEHMAALGVFGLCQIHAFVDYLRSKLNPQQFEILFRSVISLVGFVLLSVGAVLMLTGKISPWTGRFYSLLDPSYAKNNIPIIASVSEHQPTTWSSYYFDLQLLVFMFPVGLYYCFSNLSDARIFIIMYGVTSMYFSAVMVRLMLVLAPVMCILSGIGVSQVLSTYMKNLDISRPDKKSKKQQDSTYPIKNEVASGMILVMAFFLITYTFHSTWVTSEAYSSPSIVLSARGGDGSRIIFDDFREAYYWLRHNTPEDAKVMSWWDYGYQITAMANRTILVDNNTWNNTHISRVGQAMASTEEKAYEIMRELDVSYVLVIFGGLTGYSSDDINKFLWMVRIGGSTDTGRHIKEHDYYTPTGEFRVDREGSPVLLNCLMYKMCYYRFGQVYTEAKRPPGYDRVRNAEIGNKDFELDVLEEAYTTEHWLVRIYKVKDLDNRGLSRT, from the exons ATGACCAAGCTGGGGTTCCTCCGGCTCTCCTATGAGAAGCAGGACACGCTGCTCAAGCTCCTCATCCTGTCCATGGCAGCTGTCCTGT CTTTCTCCACGAGACTTTTCTCCGTCCTAAGATTTGAAAGTGTCATCCATGAGTTTGACCC GTATTTCAACTACCGCACCACCCGCTTCCTGGCTGAGGAGGGCTTCTACAAATTCCACAACTGGTTTGATGACCGAGCATGGTACCCCCTGGGCAGGATCATCGGGGGAACCATTTACCCAG GCCTGATGATCACATCAGCAGCCATTTACCACGTGCTGCACTTCTTCCACATCACCATCGACATCCGCAACGTCTGCGTGTTCCTGGCtcccctcttctcctccttcaccACCATTGTGACTTACCACCTCACCAAAGAGCTCAAG GATGCAGGGGCAGGACTCCTTGCTGCTGCCATGATTGCTGTTGTGCCTGGATACATCTCTCGGTCTGTTGCTGGCTCCTATGATAATGAAG GTATCGCCATATTCTGCATGCTCTTGACCTACTACATGTGGATCAAGGCTGTCAAAACTGGCTCCATCTATTGGGCAGCCATGTGTGCCCTCGCCTATTTCTACATG GTCTCCTCGTGGGGTGGCTACGTCTTCCTCATCAACCTCATCCCCTTGCACGTGCTGGTGCTGATGCTCACCGGGCGCTTCTCCCACAGGATCTACGTAGCCTATTGCACAGTCTACTGCTTGGGAACCATCCTCTCCATGCAGATCTCCTTTGTTGGCTTCCAG CCTGTTCTCTCCTCAGAGCACATGGCTGCCCTTGGAGTCTTCGGCCTGTGCCAGATCCATGCCTTTGTGGACTACCTCCGGAGCAAGCTGAACCCACAGCAGTTTGAAATCCTCTTCAGGAGTGTCATTTCCCTGGTTGGCTTCGTCCTCCTCTCCGTCGGTGCCGTGCTGATGCTCACAG GGAAAATCTCCCCATGGACGGGGCGTTTCTATTCCCTGCTGGACCCTTCCTATGCCAAGAACAACATCCCCATCATCGCCTCTGTCTCTGAGCACCAGCCCACCACTTGGTCCTCCTACTACTTTGACCTGCAGCTCCTTGTTTTCATGTTCCCAG TTGGTCTCTACTACTGCTTCAGCAACCTCTCGGATGCCCGTATCTTCATCATCATGTACGGGGTGACCAGCATGTACTTCTCAGCTGTCATG GTGCGTCTCATGCTGGTGCTGGCTCCGGTGATGTGCATCCTGTCTGGCATTGGGGTCTCTCAGGTGTTGTCCACCTACATGAAGAACCTGGATATCAGCCGGCCAGACAAGAAGagcaaaaagcagcaggacTCTACCTACCCCATTAAAAATGAG GTTGCCAGTGGCATGATCCTGGTCATGGCGTTCTTCCTGATCACCTACACCTTCCACTCCACCTGGGTGACCAGCGAGGCCTATTCCTCCCCCTCCATCGTCCTCTCTGCCCGCGGTGGCGATGGCAGCAGGATCATCTTCGATGACTTCCGAGAAGCTTATTACTGGCTGCGGCACAACACGCCAGAG GATGCCAAGGTGATGTCCTGGTGGGACTACGGGTACCAGATCACTGCCATGGCCAACCGGACCATCCTGGTGGACAACAACACCTGGAACAACACGCACATCTCCCGCGTCGGCCAG GCCATGGCATCGACGGAGGAGAAAGCCTATGAGATCATGAGGGAGCTGGATGTCAGCTACGTGCTGGTGATCTTTGGCGGCCTCACCGGGTACTCATCGGACG ACATCAACAAGTTCCTGTGGATGGTGCGGATCGGGGGCAGCACGGACACGGGGAGGCACATCAAGGAGCACGACTATTACACCCCCACCGGGGAGTTCCGCGTGGACCGCGAGGGCTCCCCCGTGCTGCTCAACTGCCTCATGTACAAGATGTGCTACTACCGCTTCGGCCAGGTCTACACTGAGGCCA AGCGACCACCAGGCTACGACCGGGTAAGGAACGCTGAAATCGGCAACAAGGACTTTGAGCTGGACGTGCTGGAGGAGGCGTACACCACAGAGCACTGGCTGGTCCGAATATACAAG GTGAAAGATTTGGACAACCGCGGGTTGTCGAGGACGTAG